In Candidatus Nitrosarchaeum limnium SFB1, the following proteins share a genomic window:
- a CDS encoding hypothetical protein (hypothetical protein Nmar_0677), with amino-acid sequence MYDEPAISEIQLERLVDFLKQTFTVQVEKRENILKYSKKDTAEKIASCRIFNLIKPFERHIPNRDEIVFEQENIRNTSKTENIIMYDGFELQKILTELIPDGDSDSFHIFFTNKLTCTYDYNDYRYHGRALIGANPSIISTTGIIEAPAKPREYYLELMANYTQGINVDTIKQKYKGTYLEYNDYRLSKIIEGYLLQAIFYYETADAFCNKPECRLFNAHWQKDLIYSQIENCRLCENHQQILKNLTM; translated from the coding sequence TTGTATGATGAACCTGCTATTTCTGAAATTCAATTAGAAAGACTAGTTGATTTTCTAAAACAAACATTTACAGTGCAAGTAGAAAAAAGAGAGAATATTTTAAAATACTCAAAAAAGGACACAGCTGAAAAAATTGCATCTTGCAGAATTTTTAATCTCATAAAACCATTTGAAAGACACATTCCAAACAGAGATGAAATTGTGTTTGAGCAAGAAAACATCAGGAATACTTCAAAAACAGAAAATATTATCATGTATGATGGATTTGAACTTCAAAAAATTCTAACAGAATTAATCCCAGATGGAGATTCAGATTCATTCCACATATTCTTTACAAACAAATTAACATGTACTTATGACTATAACGATTACAGATACCATGGAAGGGCCTTAATTGGAGCCAATCCTTCAATAATTTCCACCACTGGAATAATCGAAGCGCCTGCAAAGCCAAGAGAGTATTATTTAGAATTGATGGCAAATTACACTCAGGGCATAAATGTTGATACCATTAAACAAAAGTACAAAGGAACATACCTGGAATACAATGATTATAGACTATCAAAAATCATAGAAGGATATCTACTACAGGCAATATTTTACTATGAAACAGCAGATGCATTTTGTAATAAACCAGAATGTAGATTGTTTAATGCTCATTGGCAAAAAGATCTAATATACTCACAAATAGAAAACTGCAGATTATGCGAAAATCATCAACAAATATTAAAAAACTTAACGATGTAA
- a CDS encoding hypothetical protein (hypothetical protein CENSYa_1841) encodes MGLFSAVYQIGAISTVNEEEAAMFLDEFSNLVDGIDGFGIFVHNLTIALPMFIPGFGLVWGLFAGWSTGFAFAAIVTSIPALANFPPLAILYLSPFGIMELVAYSLGISRSYMIIYAIIKHRSIKPQLLITSIEIGIVVALLLVGGYLEFAMIDGAENIVPSIEDL; translated from the coding sequence ATGGGGTTATTTTCAGCTGTTTACCAAATCGGTGCAATTAGTACAGTAAATGAAGAAGAAGCTGCCATGTTTCTAGATGAATTCAGCAATCTTGTTGATGGAATTGATGGGTTCGGAATTTTTGTCCATAACTTGACAATTGCACTGCCAATGTTTATTCCAGGATTTGGATTAGTTTGGGGGTTATTCGCAGGGTGGTCAACGGGTTTTGCATTTGCCGCAATTGTGACATCAATTCCTGCATTGGCAAATTTTCCACCTCTTGCAATTTTGTATCTTTCGCCATTTGGAATAATGGAGTTAGTTGCATATTCTTTGGGAATTTCGAGAAGCTACATGATAATATATGCAATTATCAAACATAGATCAATAAAACCGCAGTTATTAATCACATCAATTGAGATAGGAATTGTGGTGGCATTGCTTTTGGTTGGCGGGTATTTGGAATTTGCAATGATAGATGGAGCTGAAAATATAGTTCCAAGTATAGAGGATCTTTAG
- a CDS encoding ribulose-1,5-biphosphate synthetase, whose translation MQKATVAEKSEKIFTDVSEVEITRAIANEWHAVLIDRAQSDVIIIGAGPAGLTASRDLSNMGFKVLVVEQNNYLGGGYWLGGYMMNPVTVREPAQKIWDELGVPYKKVSDGLYITPGPHAVSKLIAAACDAGVKFLNLTKFDDLVLKNGRVAGIVVNWMPVSALPRNITCVDPIALEAKMIIDASGHDSVAVKRLVDRGLAEWKGMNPMYVNEGEEHVVHKTGEVYPGLVAAGMSVTETHGLARMGPTYGSMLFSGRRAAEITAEKIKELER comes from the coding sequence ATGCAAAAAGCCACAGTTGCAGAAAAATCAGAAAAGATATTCACAGATGTTAGTGAAGTAGAGATTACTCGTGCAATTGCAAACGAATGGCATGCAGTTTTAATTGATAGGGCACAGTCAGATGTAATAATTATCGGTGCAGGTCCTGCAGGGTTAACTGCTAGCAGAGATCTTTCCAATATGGGTTTCAAAGTGTTAGTAGTTGAACAAAACAACTATCTCGGTGGTGGCTATTGGTTAGGAGGCTACATGATGAATCCAGTTACAGTAAGAGAGCCTGCTCAAAAAATATGGGATGAATTAGGAGTACCATACAAAAAAGTTTCAGATGGACTATACATTACACCTGGACCACATGCAGTTTCAAAGCTAATTGCAGCAGCATGTGATGCAGGAGTTAAATTTCTTAATCTTACAAAGTTTGATGATTTAGTATTGAAAAATGGCAGGGTTGCAGGAATTGTTGTGAATTGGATGCCAGTTTCAGCATTACCAAGAAACATTACATGTGTGGATCCAATTGCATTAGAAGCAAAAATGATAATTGATGCATCAGGTCATGATTCTGTTGCAGTAAAAAGATTGGTCGATAGAGGGTTAGCAGAATGGAAGGGAATGAATCCAATGTATGTTAATGAAGGTGAAGAACACGTTGTTCACAAAACAGGAGAAGTGTATCCAGGGTTAGTTGCGGCAGGAATGTCAGTTACTGAAACACATGGACTTGCAAGAATGGGTCCAACATATGGCTCAATGTTATTTTCAGGCAGAAGAGCTGCTGAAATCACTGCAGAGAAAATTAAAGAGTTAGAAAGATAA
- a CDS encoding thioredoxin reductase: MMSANTGATILENKDESPKMPDKKKTKFDIVIIGAGPSGYTAGIYSSRAGYDTLILSGILPGGQLVNTTEVENYPGFEKGIMGPDLMIEMRKQTQRMGTTIIDDEVVDVDFRHKPFKVLTASEEYEGRAVIIATGANPRKLGLAGEQTFAGKGVSYCATCDGPFFRNQELIVVGGGDSAIEEATFLTKFATTVHLVHRRESLRASKIMQDRAEKNNKIKFHWNSAVIDIKGDQKMQQAVLKNIKTGEEKTLNVGGLFVAIGHEPNTKLFKNQIDLDNEGYIILKNKTHTNIEGVFAAGDVHDRNYRQAITAAGFGCMAAIDVDKYLTDSSEK; the protein is encoded by the coding sequence ATGATGTCTGCAAATACTGGTGCAACCATACTTGAAAACAAAGACGAGTCACCAAAAATGCCAGACAAAAAGAAAACGAAATTTGATATTGTAATTATTGGTGCAGGCCCTTCAGGATACACAGCTGGAATTTACAGTTCTCGTGCAGGATATGATACACTCATTTTATCAGGAATACTACCAGGAGGTCAACTAGTTAACACTACAGAAGTTGAAAATTATCCGGGTTTTGAGAAAGGAATCATGGGTCCGGACTTGATGATAGAGATGCGAAAGCAAACACAAAGAATGGGAACTACCATAATTGATGACGAAGTGGTAGATGTAGATTTTAGACACAAGCCATTCAAAGTACTAACAGCTTCAGAAGAATACGAAGGGAGAGCAGTGATTATTGCTACAGGCGCAAATCCTAGAAAACTAGGATTAGCAGGAGAACAAACATTTGCAGGAAAAGGTGTTTCATATTGTGCTACATGTGATGGGCCATTTTTTAGAAATCAGGAATTGATAGTTGTCGGAGGTGGGGATTCAGCAATTGAAGAAGCAACGTTTCTTACTAAATTTGCAACTACCGTACATCTAGTACATAGAAGAGAATCATTGCGTGCAAGCAAAATAATGCAAGATAGAGCAGAAAAAAACAACAAAATAAAATTCCATTGGAATTCAGCAGTGATAGACATTAAAGGTGATCAAAAAATGCAGCAAGCAGTATTAAAAAACATCAAAACAGGTGAAGAAAAAACATTGAATGTAGGAGGCCTTTTTGTTGCAATAGGACATGAACCAAACACCAAATTATTCAAAAACCAAATCGATTTAGATAATGAAGGGTATATTATTTTAAAAAATAAAACCCATACCAACATTGAAGGCGTATTTGCCGCAGGGGATGTACATGATCGAAATTACAGACAAGCAATCACGGCTGCAGGGTTTGGATGTATGGCTGCAATAGATGTAGACAAGTATCTTACAGATAGTTCTGAAAAATAA
- a CDS encoding restriction endonuclease, producing the protein MAPRNFFILKSDGRKVKFNPNKILSTCMRAGASRKTAQRILKKVRSDVYHDMGTSDIYKLVLQAISKEKDGAGLHQRYQLKEAIMRLGPAGFAFENYVADLLPYYDLQVSGIRVKIKGKCALHEIDLIGLSSSKQFMIECKHNSYRGTYIGLKVALYTHARFLDLSPRFFGEMIFCNSKISENAKKYSNCIGQQVFSWRYPSEKSLEKIIEENKLYPITILNLTSKELGIFYGIDLMIAKDLLDFDAVKLSEKTGIGTTRIHNLQMMVEKILQL; encoded by the coding sequence ATGGCCCCAAGGAATTTTTTTATTTTAAAATCGGATGGGCGTAAAGTAAAATTTAATCCAAATAAAATTTTGAGTACTTGTATGAGGGCAGGAGCAAGTAGAAAGACTGCTCAACGGATTTTAAAAAAAGTAAGATCAGATGTTTATCATGATATGGGCACTAGTGATATTTACAAATTAGTTTTACAAGCTATTTCTAAAGAAAAGGATGGCGCCGGACTCCATCAAAGATATCAACTTAAAGAAGCAATTATGAGGCTCGGTCCTGCTGGATTTGCATTTGAAAATTATGTTGCTGATTTATTGCCATATTATGATTTACAAGTTTCTGGAATCAGAGTAAAAATCAAAGGTAAATGTGCCTTGCATGAAATTGATCTGATTGGTCTTTCATCTTCTAAACAATTCATGATTGAATGTAAGCATAATTCTTATCGAGGTACGTATATTGGACTTAAAGTTGCCCTTTATACTCATGCTCGATTTTTAGATTTATCTCCTCGATTTTTTGGCGAAATGATCTTTTGTAATTCAAAAATATCAGAAAACGCCAAAAAATATTCAAATTGTATAGGACAACAGGTTTTCTCTTGGAGATATCCGTCAGAAAAAAGTCTAGAAAAAATAATTGAAGAAAATAAATTATATCCTATCACCATTTTAAATCTGACTTCAAAAGAATTGGGAATTTTTTATGGCATTGATTTGATGATTGCAAAAGATCTTCTGGATTTTGATGCTGTAAAATTATCTGAAAAAACTGGTATTGGTACTACTAGAATACATAATTTACAAATGATGGTAGAAAAAATACTGCAATTGTAA
- a CDS encoding hypothetical protein (hypothetical protein CENSYa_1343) — protein sequence MDRIKLISGYDEKRVRETLNLLLRDRKNEFQELADNVKIPRTSEDWEIIILKFCLDFEECFKTWTDSKEPDSLKNAKCMTIMRAIAKGKKNISDVFHIENIAYTICKEFHETYKKAT from the coding sequence ATGGATAGAATCAAATTAATTTCAGGATACGATGAAAAAAGAGTTAGAGAAACTCTGAATTTATTACTCAGAGATAGAAAAAATGAATTTCAAGAATTGGCAGATAATGTAAAAATCCCAAGAACGTCTGAAGATTGGGAAATAATTATTCTGAAATTCTGTTTAGATTTTGAAGAATGTTTTAAAACTTGGACTGATAGTAAAGAGCCAGATTCCCTAAAAAATGCAAAATGTATGACAATTATGAGGGCAATTGCAAAAGGCAAAAAGAACATATCAGATGTGTTTCACATCGAAAATATCGCATATACGATCTGCAAAGAATTTCATGAGACATACAAAAAAGCGACATAG
- a CDS encoding response regulator receiver protein: MKILHIDDSPEISKVFSDVLKTKNHDFESITDGKVGLGMVLKNQYDLILLDMCMPNYNGIDFLLDLKKEKSSEIQKTVIVSSLELDEHQTEFLTKLGVKAIKQKPISVQNLLEQTELKIMN; encoded by the coding sequence ATGAAAATATTGCACATTGATGATTCACCTGAGATAAGCAAAGTATTTTCAGATGTTCTTAAGACCAAAAACCATGATTTTGAGAGTATCACCGATGGAAAGGTAGGATTGGGAATGGTATTAAAAAATCAATATGATTTGATATTACTTGATATGTGTATGCCAAACTATAATGGAATCGATTTTCTATTAGATCTAAAAAAAGAAAAATCATCAGAAATACAAAAAACAGTTATTGTAAGCTCACTTGAACTAGATGAACATCAAACTGAGTTTTTAACAAAATTAGGAGTTAAAGCAATAAAACAAAAACCGATATCGGTTCAAAATCTTTTAGAACAGACTGAACTTAAAATTATGAATTAA